In a single window of the Orcinus orca chromosome 9, mOrcOrc1.1, whole genome shotgun sequence genome:
- the FKBP14 gene encoding peptidyl-prolyl cis-trans isomerase FKBP14 isoform X2 yields the protein MRLFLWNAVLTLLVTSLSGALIPEPEVKIEVLQKPFICHRKTKGGDLMLVHYEGYLEKDGSLFHSTHKHNNGQPIWFTLGILEALKGWDQGLKGMCVGEKRKLIIPPALGYGKEGKGKIPPESTLIFNIDLLEIRNGPRSHESFQEMDLNDDWKLSKDEGSVYVALALSF from the exons ATGAGGCTTTTCTTGTGGAACGCGGTCCTGACGCTTTTAGTCACTTCTTTGAGTGGGGCTCTGATCCCTGAACCAGAAGTGAAGATTGAAGTGCTCCAGAAGCCGTTTATCTGCCATCGCAAGACCAAAGGAGGGGATTTGATGTTGGTCCACTATGAAGGCTACTTAGAAAAGGACGGCTCCTTATTTCACTCCAC TCACAAACATAACAATGGTCAGCCTATTTGGTTTACCCTGGGCATCCTGGAGGCTCTCAAAGGttgggaccagggcttgaagggAATGTGtgtaggagagaagagaaagctcaTCATTCCTCCTGCCTTGGGctatggaaaagaaggaaaag GTAAAATTCCTCCGGAGAGTACACTGATATTCAACATCGATCTCCTAGAGATTCGAAATGGACCAAGGTCCCATGAATCATTCCAAGAAATGGATCTTAATGATGACTGGAAACTCTCTAAAGATGAG GGTTCAGTGTATGTTGCTCTCGCCCTGAGTTTTTGA
- the FKBP14 gene encoding peptidyl-prolyl cis-trans isomerase FKBP14 isoform X1 translates to MRLFLWNAVLTLLVTSLSGALIPEPEVKIEVLQKPFICHRKTKGGDLMLVHYEGYLEKDGSLFHSTHKHNNGQPIWFTLGILEALKGWDQGLKGMCVGEKRKLIIPPALGYGKEGKGKIPPESTLIFNIDLLEIRNGPRSHESFQEMDLNDDWKLSKDEVKVYLKKEFEKHGAVVNESHHDVLVEDIFDKEDEDKDGFISAREFTYKHDEL, encoded by the exons ATGAGGCTTTTCTTGTGGAACGCGGTCCTGACGCTTTTAGTCACTTCTTTGAGTGGGGCTCTGATCCCTGAACCAGAAGTGAAGATTGAAGTGCTCCAGAAGCCGTTTATCTGCCATCGCAAGACCAAAGGAGGGGATTTGATGTTGGTCCACTATGAAGGCTACTTAGAAAAGGACGGCTCCTTATTTCACTCCAC TCACAAACATAACAATGGTCAGCCTATTTGGTTTACCCTGGGCATCCTGGAGGCTCTCAAAGGttgggaccagggcttgaagggAATGTGtgtaggagagaagagaaagctcaTCATTCCTCCTGCCTTGGGctatggaaaagaaggaaaag GTAAAATTCCTCCGGAGAGTACACTGATATTCAACATCGATCTCCTAGAGATTCGAAATGGACCAAGGTCCCATGAATCATTCCAAGAAATGGATCTTAATGATGACTGGAAACTCTCTAAAGATGAG GTTAAAGTGTATTTAAAGAAGGAGTTTGAAAAGCATGGTGCAGTGGTGAACGAAAGTCATCATGATGTTTTGGTGGAggatatttttgataaagaagatgAAGACAAAGATGGATTTATATCTGCCAGAGAATTTACATATAAACATGATGAATTATAG